Proteins encoded in a region of the Eubalaena glacialis isolate mEubGla1 chromosome 20, mEubGla1.1.hap2.+ XY, whole genome shotgun sequence genome:
- the CFAP96 gene encoding cilia-and flagella-associated protein 96 produces MPVEGGKTDMERIGLFSEMEYVTVGDKYVSQFNRPFNEAASKNRQMLPGGSKEMSNLQAGYFDPHFVRIFEGEGYVNLNQVRRRHMMEEAKKNLGKAFLPSNGDKKLCGLGSYYGTIGRPVPFFSAQSKPKEKYEPPGKNLYTNPGKKGTGYGYANVTIGKQFSHSADFYDAAKLNDKKENEEHHRLLKGTPFKLNLYPREYFDTNPYLFEEPLPPIKKAEKKEALANPFKPSSPGKKAGGMKAGTFDSYPSHSADPYGVKLTSHISRKGAKVFHPPGGPKSRPTESVMTLNVKRALNMKNYKTASVQSY; encoded by the exons ATGCCTGTGGAAGGAGGGAAAACAGATATGGAGAGGATTGGGCTCTTCAGTGAGATGGAATATGTCACTGTTGGTGATAAATATGTGTCACAATTTAATC gacccTTTAATGAAGCTGCAAGCAAAAATAGACAGATGCTACCTGGGGGATCCAAAGAAATGTCAAATCTCCAGGCAGGTTATTTTGATCCCCATTTTGTAAGGATTTTTGAAGGTGAAGGCTACGTAAACCTGAATCAAGTGAGGAGACGGCATATGATGGAAGAAGCCAAAAAAAATCTAGGCAAAGCGTTCCTTCCTAGTAATGGAGATAAGAAGCT ATGTGGATTAGGAAGTTACTATGGAACAATAGGTAGACCAGTCCCATTTTTCAGTGCGCAATCAAAACCCAAAGAAAAATATGAGCCACCTGGAAAGAATTTGTACACAAACCCAGGAAAGAAAGGAACTGGATATGG ctATGCAAACGTTACCATAGGTAAGCAGTTTTCACACTCTGCTGATTTCTATGATGCAGCAAAACTAAATGACAAG aaagagaatgaagaacaCCATCGTTTACTTAAAGGGACACCTTTCAAATTAAATCTTTACCCAAGGGAATATTTTGATACCAATCCTTATTTGTTTGAGGAACCTTTACCACCAATTaaaaaagcagagaagaaagaagCACTTGCAAACCCTTTTAAGCCCTCTTCTCCTGGTAAAAAG GCTGGTGGAATGAAGGCAGGAACATTTGATTCTTACCCTTCACATTCTGCTGACCCTTATGGGGTTAAATTGACAAGCCATATTTCCAGGAAAGGTGCTAAGGTTTTCCATCCACCAGGTGGACCAAAAAGCAGACCAACTGAAAGTGTAATGACTTTGAATGTCAAAAG gGCACTAAATATGAAGAACTACAAGACTGCTTCAGTACAGTCCTATTAG
- the CCDC110 gene encoding coiled-coil domain-containing protein 110 — MSPEKHPEEEEEVDCVLLSAPKILNSSEGVKENGGSEIEYGCITESENQIQPQSALKALQHQLESFQALRMQTLQNVSMVQSEISEILNKSITEVENPQFSSEKNLVFSTRNEKALPIENQEETLSMEKIQHFEDPRTLHSVEEIFSSDSVNSLSQGINIPCQIHFKDILTSTDNSASENSDLKNYNNLYNFLPNVPQNGISQADMVIVDKSRITVPFLKHGFCENLDDICHSITQMKEELQKSHDRELALTNELQTLKAIPRNGNYDLPPTHKEKINFIKEENIESNLNEDTKSKRISELEALVNKLLPLRETVSKFHVNFCRKCKKLSKSEIHRGGKNEKNNKEIPITDKNIADLKLHSRVPRHTLAFFDPTKYAMKDKERQPFAVKQGSIIFENEKTSKVNSVTEQCVAKIQYLQNYLKESMQIQKKVMKLENENLTLKMKIKPLVFITQSLIQKTEMYEKQLKTLVEEKNTIQSKLIKTEEDGKECLKELKEIISNYNVLQGQNKTLEEKNSQLSLEKQQMIETLEQLKSKEHQTQSDMAIVNNENKLLITEMESMKTNILLIQEEKEMLEEKTYQLLKEKGSLENEQKENQLEIMQLKEKERLAKTEQETLLQIIETVKNEKLNLETTLQESTAAREMMEREIEDIQTYQSTAKENFLQEIKNAKSEASIYKNSLSEMGNECEMLSKMLMEIKTDNQILKELKKHSQESIKFENTISRLEEDKILLENYVRSIENERDTLEFEMRNLQREYLNLSEKIYNHHIDLSKMGYISRREKFHLDIYDIYEDTSSPRSRPLAPDLKGMYIVVD; from the exons ATGAGCCCGG AAAAGCAtcctgaggaagaggaggaggttgACTGCGTTCTCCTTTCAGCACCCAAGATCCTAAATTCCTCTGAGGGGGTAAAGGAAAATGGTGGCAGTGAAATAG aaTACGGCTGCATAACAGAATCAGAAAATCAAATCCAACCACAATCAGCACTGAAA GCCCTTCAGCATCAGCTGGAATCATTTCAGGCTCTCCGAATGCAGACTTTGCAGAATGTTAGCATG gtGCAGTCTGAAATCAGTGAAATATTGAACAAAAGTATTACTGAAGTAGAAAACCCACAATTTAGCTCAGAAAAAAATCTAGTATTCAGCACACGCAATGAAAAAGCTTTG CCTATAGAGAATCAAGAAGAAACCCTTTCTATGGAGAAAATTCAGCATTTTGAGGATCCTAGGACTCTTCATTCAGTAGAAGAAATATTCAGTAGTGATAGTGTTAACAGTCTCTCTCAAGGTATAAATATCCCATGCCAGATACATTTCAAGGACATATTAACTTCGACAGATAACTCAGCTTCAGAAAATTCTGACTTGAAGAATTATAATAACCTTTATAATTTCCTACCTAATGTACCTCAAAACGGGATATCTCAAGCTGATATGGTAATTGTGGATAAGTCCAGAATTACTGTGCCTTTTCTCAAGCATGGATTTTGTGAAAATTTAGATGATATTTGCCATTCTATCACACAAATGAAGGAAGAGCTTCAAAAGTCACATGATAGGGAACTGGCACTTACAAATGAACTGCAAACTTTAAAAGCTATTCCAAGGAATGGTAACTATGACCTGCCCCCcactcacaaggaaaaaattaactttattaaggaagaaaatattgaaagtaaCTTAAATGAAGATACAAAATCAAAGAGAATTTCGGAATTAGAGGCACTAGTAAACAAATTACTCCCACTTAGGGAAACAGTGTCAaaattccatgtgaatttttGTAGGAAATGTAAAAAACTATCTAAGAGTGAAATACACAGGGggggaaagaatgagaaaaataataaagaaattccTATCACTGACAAGAATATTGCAGATTTAAAACTCCATTCCAGAGTTCCAAGACATACACTGGCATTCTTTGACCCAACAAAATATgcaatgaaagacaaagaaagacaaccaTTTGCAGTAAAACAAGGAtcaataatatttgaaaatgagaagacatCCAAAGTCAATTCCGTTACTGAGCAGTGTGTAGCAAAAATTCAGTACTTACAGAATTACCTGAAAGAATCTATGCAGATACAGAAAAAAGTAATGAAACTGGAGAATGAAAACCTAAcccttaaaatgaaaattaaacctcTTGTCTTTATCACACAATCTCTGATACAGAAAACTGAAATGTATGAAAAACAACTTAAGACATTGGTTGAAGAAAAGAACACTATTCAGTCCAAGTTAATTAAAACAGAAGAAGATGGCAAAGAATGTCTTaaagaattgaaagaaataattaGTAACTATAATGTTCTCCAAGGACAAAATAAAAccctagaagaaaaaaacagtcaACTTTCTTTGGAGAAGCAACAAATGATAGAAACATTAGAACAACTAAAAAGTAAGGAACACCAAACTCAAAGTGACATGGCCATTGtcaataatgaaaataaactactgatcacagaaatggaatcaatgaaaacaaatattctattgatacaagaggaaaaagaaatgttagagGAAAAAACATACCAGCTTCTAAAGGAAAAAGGCTCacttgaaaatgaacaaaaagaaaaccagctAGAGATAATGCagctaaaagagaaagaaagattggCAAAAACTGAACAAGAGACACTTCTTCAAATAATAGAAAcagttaaaaatgaaaagcttAATCTTGAAACAACCTTACAAGAATCTACTGCTGCAAGAGAAATGatggaaagagaaattgaggacaTTCAAACATACCAATCTACCGCCAAAGAGAATTTTctgcaagaaataaaaaatgcaaaatcagAAGCAAGTATTTATAAGAATAGTTTGTCAGAAATGGGCAACGAATGTGAAATGTTATCAAAAAtgttaatggaaattaaaactgatAATCAGAttctaaaagaactaaaaaaacatagtcaagaaagtataaaatttgaaaacaccATCAGTAGACTTGAGGAAGACAAAATACTTTTAGAAAACTATGTAAGAAGTATAGAGAATGAAAGGGATACCTTGGAATTTGAGATGCGGAATCTTCAAAGAGAATATTTAAATCTAAGTGAAAAAATCTATAATCATCATATTGACCTATCAAAAATGGGTTACATTTCAAGAAGAGAGAAATTCCATCTTGACATCTATGATATTTATGAAGACACCTCTAGTCCTAGGAGCAGGCCTTTAGCCCCTGATTTGAAAGGTATGTATATCGTGGTGGATTAG